The Procambarus clarkii isolate CNS0578487 chromosome 64, FALCON_Pclarkii_2.0, whole genome shotgun sequence genome includes a window with the following:
- the LOC123768981 gene encoding alpha-L-fucosidase, with protein MVRQAYLFWLLGVVMGGYEPTWDSLDTRPLPPWYDGAKIGIFLHWGVFSVPSFSSAWFWEFWQAHNSEYVEFMKKNYPPNFTYQDFAPQFTAEFYEPEKWANIFEASGARYVVLTSKHHEGFTNWPSRYSWNWNAMDVGPKRDLLGDLAKAIRTKTPNIHFGLYHSLYEWFNPLYLQDKSNKFQTNNFVKEKTIPELIELVNTYQPEVIWSDGDWEIEDWYWNSTKFLAWLFNDSPVKDTVVVNDRWGRGIRCQHGSFYNCQDRYNPGVLQPHKWENCMTLDRQAWGYRRNAPLADYLTVHDLITELAMTISCGGNILINAGPTHDGRIPPIMEERLRQLGSWLDINGDAVYDSTPWTHQNDSVTPGVWFTSKGATVYAMVLSWPRGNLLTLGSVLPTPETSISILGYHDNDIRRSLQFKFVKKGMQVVFPPMSDMSNQWAWVLVMSKVKPVKRTSSPPTVMSFFTTR; from the exons GTGTTGTTATGGGGGGCTACGAGCCTACCTGGGACTCCCTGGACACTCGGCCTCTGCCTCCCTGGTATGACGGAGCCAAGATCGGCATCTTTCTCCACTGGGGAGTCTTCTCTGTTCCTTCCTTCAGCTCTGCCTGGTTCTGGGAATTTTGGCAAG CTCACAATAGCGAGTACGTGGAGTTCATGAAGAAGAACTACCCGCCCAACTTCACGTACCAGGACTTCGCTCCCCAGTTCACGGCGGAGTTCTACGAGCCCGAGAAGTGGGCGAATATTTTCGAAGCCTCGGGAGCCCGCTACGTGGTCCTCACCAGCAAGCACCACGAAGGCTTTACCAACTGGCCCTCTCGCTACTCCTGGAACTGGAACGCCATGGACGTCGGGCCCAAGAGGGACTTGCTCG GTGATCTGGCCAAGGCCATTAGGACCAAGACTCCAAATATCCACTTCGGCTTGTATCACTCCCTTTACGAGTGGTTTAACCCACTCTACCTCCAGGATAAGTCCAACAAGTTTCAAACCAACAATTTCGTTAAGGAAAAAACCATTCCAGAGCTTATTGAGCTG GTGAACACCTACCAGCCGGAGGTGATCTGGTCAGATGGTGACTGGGAGATTGAAGACTGGTACTGGAACTCCACCAAGTTCCTGGCGTGGCTCTTCAACGACTCCCCCGTCAAGGACACCGTTGTGGTCAACGACAGATGGGGAAGAGGAATTCGCTGTCAACACGGCTCCTTCTATAACTGCCAAGACCGCTACAACCCGG GGGTCCTTCAGCCTCACAAGTGGGAGAACTGCATGACTCTGGACCGACAAGCGTGGGGCTACCGTCGCAACGCACCACTGGCAGACTACCTCACTGTCCACGACCTCATCACCGAGCTCGCCATGACCATCAGCTGCGGCG GCAACATATTAATTAACGCGGGACCTACACACGACGGCCGCATCCCACCCATCATGGAGGAGAGACTGAGGCAACTGGGCTCCTGGCTTGACATCAATGGTGATGCCGTGTATGATTCAACTCCGTGGACACACCAGAACGACAGTGTCACTCCTGGAGTATG gttCACCAGTAAGGGGGCGACGGTGTACGCCATGGTGCTGTCGTGGCCCCGAGGCAACCTACTGACTTTGGGCTCCGTCCttcccacaccagagactagcatctccatCCTTGGCTACCATGACAACGACATTAGACGCAGCCTCCAG TTCAAGTTTGTGAAGAAAGGGATGCAAGTGGTGTTTCCACCCATGTCTGACATGAGCAACCAGTGGGCGTGGGTGTTGGTCATGTCAAAGGTGAAGCCTGTCAAAAGGACCTCTTCACCCCCTACTGTTATGTCATTTTTCACCACCCGTTAA